In the genome of Patescibacteria group bacterium, the window TCAAAGCATCGAAACTTGTGAAGGTGGAGAATATATTCTGAGTTATAGTTGGATTCCTCGTGCTGCAAATGGACCGCATTCTATGGAAGTTGAATGGGGTGGTGATGTTGTTGGAACACACACAGGCATCCTTAATGATTTTCCTGTTTGGCAAAATGAGTCTGTAGTTTTAGTGGGCAATGGTGGTTTGATGACTATTGCATTTTCTGAAATTGCAAGCGCCGATTCCTTTGGAACTTATTTGGATGATGTTTCCTTAATGTTAGTGGAAGGAACTTGTGGTTGCGATTCTGAATGCAACTCAGGTAGTGATGTTGTTATCAATGACAATGAGGCCTTTGTTATGAATAGAGTATCTTCAAGTGCAAATACCGGTGGAAACACAGCAGGTGGATCTTATGGTGGTGATGGCGGAGATGCTGGAGATATTAGAACCAGAGGAGATGTTAACCAAAGTTCAACTGGAAATGGTGGTGTAGGTGGTGACGGTAATACTGGAGGGACAGTATATACTGGCAATGCTTATGCAAGCACAAGTCTTTATAGCGAAGTTAACTCAAACACAAGCTCTATTGATAGATGTTCTTGTGGCGGGGATGATTGTTGTGATGAAGGGCATGTAGTAGTTTACAACAGAAACAGAGCTATTGTAATGAACGACGCATCATCCTGGGCAAATACTGGAGACAACATGGCAGAAGGAAGTTATGCAGGCAGAGGTGGAGACGGAGGAACCATAAATCCAGAAGATCGTTTTATGCCTAGACCTGCTGGTGTTGATATTGAGGAAAAAGGAGCTGAAAATGGTGATGATGATGATGGTAGAGTAGATGAAAGCATGACAGGAGAAGGTGGAGCTGGTGGAAATGCTGGAGCTGGTGGACTTGTAGAAACAGGTGAGTCAAGATCTAGTACTACATACGTGAATGTAGTTAACAGAAATCTTACTAGAATTCTCAGATAAGGATAAAGAGAAGGAAAGAAATAAAATCTTTCCTTCCTTTAGGCAAAGATTTAAAATAATTAAATTTTTACTTAAAGTATATGTATATAAAAAAAATAAAAAAAATTTCTCTAATTTCTCTAATAGGATTATTCGTTTATATTCCTTTGGTTAGTGCTAGTTTCGAAGATTTTTATGAGGAATTAGATGAATATTTTAATGAAAATTATCAGGAGACGGTAATAATAAACAACAGCGTTAAGGCAAGCTCTAATACTGGAGGAAATGTTGCTGAGAGCGGAGAAGTTATTAACGGGAAAAGTGAATCTAGTGTAAGGGTTAGGACAATAATTAATGGTGAGATAGTGGAGAATTTTGAAAATATAGAAAAAAGTGACGAGGGAAACCAAAAAGTAATTTATGATTCAAATATTAAAGTGATAGACAACAAGGTTAAGATTGAAGCTAAAAAGGAAATTAATGGTGAAGTTGAAAAGATAAATAAAGAGATTATTTTAAATGAAGATGAAACAAAAATAATAAATAAAGATTTATCTGAGCTAAAGGAAGTCGTGGAGGGGGAGGCTCAAAAAGAAGATGATTATTTTATCTCAGAAGATGAGTTTTTAGTGGGAATTACTTCGGAAGGAGATGAGTTGGTTTTAGGAGAAGAGAAAAAGACTTTAGTAATATTTAAATATTTAAATATTATCCTAGATATATTGAAGAACAATATAGATAGAATAAGTAAATTATTTTAATAATTAGTTTAATTATATGAAACTTCCAAAAACAGCAAATACAAAAAAAATAATGATTCTTTTTGTGACTTTAGTTTTCATTTTACAGCCAGCCTTTGCTTTGGCACAAGTTCTCGACTCAGTTGAAGAACCCGTAGTGACCACCGAAGTAAGTTCAGAAGATGGTAGTGGCCAGGCCGCTTCGACAGGCTCAGGACAGGGGGATATTGTGATTGAAACTGGAGATGTTGAAGTTGAGGTTAATCTTGATAACGAAGTAAATCAAAACACACTTGGAAGTGATGAAGAGTTCCCTGAAGAACCTGTTGTTATAGAAACACCACCCGAAGATACAAGCACAGAGCCAGAAGAGGTGACCGATACTACAGCGAGCGATCCAGAAGAAATTATTCCTAGTTCAGATGAGGATGAAGCAAGTTCACCAGATGAATTATTGGATATAGATAGCGAGGCAGAAGAGACTTCTAGCGTTGATGATAAACTGACAAATGACAATGAATTCGAAGGAACAAATATTGTTGACGCTGAGGGTGTAAGTGGCGAGAACGTCAGCGGAGAAACAGAGGGAGAGGTTGTTGTTGATACTGGAGATATAAAAATTACTGCGGGGCTTGAAAATGATATAAACAATAACGATCTAGATATAATGTGTGTTGATTGTGAGGACGGTGACGCTAGCTCATCTATTTTTGATATTGAGAATCAGAATGATGGCAATCTTGACAATGAACTTGGAATAAATGCTACTTCCGGTGATAATCTTATTGATGAGAGTGGCGATGCCTGTATAGGGACAGGTAATATTGGGATTGTTAGTATGATTATCAACTTTGTGAATACAAACTTTGTAGGAAGTGGACAAGAATTTTTTATAAATATATTTAATAAAATGACTGGCTCTATTGATCTTTCTGGATACGACGGGGATACAGTCCCAGAAAATAGTTTTGACCCCTGTGATGGTCCTGAATGTCAAATGAATATAGATAATAATAGTACATCCACAATAAATAATCTTATCGATATCGATGTCACAACTGGTTCAAATGTTGTTGCTACAACGACCGGCGGAGGTATTATAGAAACAGGGGATATTGATATTGTTAATGATATTATCAATATTGCCAATTTAAATGTTAGTGGGAATGATTACTTTTTTGCAGTTGTAAATATTTTTGGAGAAATGGACGGAGATGTAATTTTGCCAGCTGCGAAGCCGAGTGGAGAAGAGGGAGAATTTGCTACTAGCGCGGCTGAAAAAATTATTGAATCAGAGCTAAGCTCTGAATTTGTTATTAGTAATCATAATGATGCCGGTCTGTCCAATGACCTAAATATTAACGCCAACACAGGAGACAACGAAATGGATGGAGATGGTGATTCGTTTATAATGACCGGTGACATTGAATCACAAATAAAGACACTTAATTTGATTAACTATAATATCTCAGGAGACTCTTGGAAATTTGCCCGTATTAATGTTTTTGGGTCTTGGGAAGGAATAATCAATGGCTTACCAGAAGAATATTCATATTACGAGGATGCAGACGGTATAACTGTTTACAATAAATTTCTTGATGACCCAGCCCTAAATGAAGCTTATGCGCAACTGGCAATTGATAATTATAATATTGCCTCAACCACAAATGAAATAAATATTGAAGTGAGCACCGGCGATAATTCAATATTACATCACGCCGAACCGAGCTTGATTAAAACAGGATATATTAAAATAAAAAATTCTTTGCTTAATTTCCTAAATTCAAATTTTAGTGGAAATAATTGGGAGTTTAGTATGATTAATGTTTTTGGAGACTGGAAAGGAAATCTTGATTTTGGACAACCAGAGCTTTGGATAAATGTTTCAGCTAGTGAAAAAGAAACTGCCGAGGAAGGTGACTATGTGACATATACTTTCATATACGGAAATAATGGTGATAGCACCGCGACAAATGTTATTGTCCTTGATGATTACAATGAAGGAGCGCTTCAAGTTGCTGAAGCTGCCGGAGGAGAAGAGGGAGATGGTTTTGTTTCGTGGACTCTTGGAGATATCCCTCCAAATAGCCAGGGTAGTTTCTCCTATACAACTCACGTAAGAGATATCCCAGCCGGAAAACATATGGTAGAAAATGAATCAGTCATCTCTTCCAGGGAATCAGATAGAGATACATCCAACAACTCAAGTTTCGCTTCTTTCTTTGTTGATGGTGGGGCAAGCTCTTCGGGGATTAGTGCTGTTAGTTCATCTAAGTCTAGTTTGCCGAGTCTGAGTATAGTTAAAACAAATAGCGCCAGCGATATAGTATACCCTGGAGATATAATTGATTTCGAATTGCTTATTCAAAATAATGGAAGCAGAGATGCTCTGGAGGTCTATGTTCTTGATGTGATGAGTAATTTGGATACAGGTGTTGAGATACATAGAGATTTTTGGGATCTTGGGACGGTGTTTGCCGGAGAGGAAATTTTGATTGAATATTCCCTCGAGGTAAAAGCCGATATTGAAAGTGGAACATATATCAATGAAGCGACTATTGAAGGGTTCGATACAAATAGAGGATTATATATTTCAGCGATCGGTTCATCTAGAAATAAAATTGTTAATGATATAGTTCCAGAGGAGATAGTTGGACCAAGTGTTATTATGAGCAGAGTTTCGAGATCGAGCTATGTGAATCCAGGAGATTTGGTAGATTTCGAAATAATCCTTGCCAACAATGGAAGGGGAGAGGCACTAGGGATAGAGGTAGTTGAAATATTACCAGATCATCTGACTTACAGCGACACAGGAGATAATGTTGGTTCTTGGAATTTTGATGTGATTGGACCAGGAGAAATAAAGAACATAGAATATAGTATTGCTGTTTCTGACAAGGCTAAAGAAGGATTTTATGAAAGCCAGTTGAGTTTAGTAGGAGATAATATCGGTAATGGTTTTTTAACTAATTCAATTGAGGTGAGAGAAATAAAGGTTATGGGGATTTCACGAGAAATAATGCCACCCACAGAAAATGAGAGCGAGGACGATAAAAAAGGAGTAGTGTTTGCGAGAACTAGTGAACCAGTGGATCCATTTATAGGTCTGGGCGGAGGAGAAAGAATAATTCCTGAAGAACCAGTAGTGGCGGGAATAGAACTTAATCAAGTATTTCAAGAGGATTCATCTGTAGTTAGTTCTACATCATTCTTGTACAAAGTATATTTATTCATTGTTTTTCTAACAGTACTTTTAGTGTTGATTATGTTTCTTTTCTTCGTTGAGGGAAGAGACGATGAGGAAAAACTTGTTTAAGGACTATAGTTATAATTAATATAAGTAAGGTCACTGTGACCTTGCTTTTTGGTTAGAAATCACTGTGCTTGCAATTATTAATGTTATGTGTTATAATTAAATATAAATTTGATAATATTGTGGTATAATAAAGATGATGGACAAAAATAAAAAAACAAATAAAAGCTGGTTAAAATTCCTATTTTTAGGAGGTTTTTTGCTGTTTTTGTTTAAAAAAGAAGAAAAAAAGGGCAATATTAGCTTAAAGGACTTGGAGCATAATTTTCTTGATTTTGCTAAAAAAGAAGGAAAAGAAGTGAATGAACTCATTCATCACAAAGAGGATATTGAGGAATATATTGAGGATTCTGAGTCTATCTTTCGTGATTATTTTATCCCTCATAATGGGAACAATCATCATCCAAAAATTTTAAGAAAAAAACCTCTATTTATAGTGTTGTTTTTAGCACTTATGCTTAAGATTTCTCTAATTTCTTATCTTTTCTTTATTTACCCGAATGACGGACGGATGAGTGAAGATATTCAGTTGGGAGTTTTCAACATGTTGAACGAAGAGAGAGTTGCTAATGGTTTAGAACCGCTTGAATTAAACCAGTCATTGCTAGCTTCGGCTATGGACAAGGTGGATGATATGATTACTAACGATTATTTTGCTCACGAAAGTCTAGATGGAAGAATGCCATGGGATTTTGTCTCCAGAAGAGATTATCCATATTTATATATTGGAGAGAATCTTGGGATGAGCTTTTCTTCTTCTGAATCAGTTCATAATGCTTTAATGAATTCTCCGAGCCATAAAAAAAATATTCTAAATGAAAAATATACAGACATTGGAGTTGTTGTAAAAAGAGGTGTGATTGATGGAAAAGAAACTAATATTTTGGTTCAACTTTTTGGAACAGAAAAAGAAGTTGAGTTAATTCCAAATCCAGTTGTTGCTCTCGCTATAATAGAGAAAACTGAAGTGGCTCAAGAAATAGAAAAAATAGAAGTCTTAGCTGAAGAAGTGAAGGCAGAGCCAGAACCAGAACCAGTTGAGGAAATAGTGGAAAAAATAGAACCCGAGGTAAAGGAAGCGGTCAATGATAAACCAGAAGAAAAAACTATTATTATTTCAAAAGAGGAGATTGATGCCTTAAAACTAAAGATTGAATTAGAGAATAACAAAAATAATAATATAATATCCAGCACAAGTCCTTTAATGCTTGGAGATAATGCTAAACAATATATAGAGAAAAAAACGCCAGAACCAAATTTAGAGCTTGATTTAAGTGATATAAAATTTGTAGCAAATACAAATAGCGATGACAAATATACCGTTGCAGCTAGAATGTCGGATTATCTAAATGTATTACTTATTGGGGTTCTTGCTTTAATGAGCTTTGCCATGTTCCTAAATATATTTGTGAGATTCCGAGTCCAACACAAACCAGTTTTGGTCCAGACATTTCTACTTTTGGTTTTGCTTTTTGGAATATATTCAACCAAACTTCATTTCCTAGAAAAATTACCAGGATATATCACTATATTTTAAATTATCATGGATATAAAAGAAATTAAGAAAAAGATAAACCAAGTTATTAAAGAAACAGGTTTCAAGGAAGAAAATGAAATCTACAGAGGGACTTACTATGAAGAAAATAATTTGAGGAATTTGATTTATTCAGGAATCTACAAAGGAAAACCAGCAATATTAAAATATTATGCTGACCCTAGAATTACAGATGAGCCAATATCTTTGAGCTCATTTTTATTATGTAATAAGAGTAAAATTTTAACAGCTCCTAAGTTGTATAAAAAGGAGATAGTTTCGCCTCATGAGGGGTGGTTTATATCCGAAATGATTCCTCGTGGATTCGATTGTTTCAAAAGATTGTCAAACAGGGAAGATAGAAAAGAATTTTTGAATATATACCTTGAATATAGAAATAATTTTCCAAAAAAACAAACAAGAAAATTACTTTTGGTTGAAAAATTATCAGCAGATAATTTTCATATTTTTAGAATAAACAGATGGCTCGAGTTAGCGCAAAATGTTGAAGCTAGAAGACAAATAGAAAACAAAAAGTTATTACTGAATGAAGAATTTTTAAAACTTTATGAAGAGTCTATCGAGGTAATTAGAAAAGATTTCAAAAACAGGGGAATGGTTTGGTGTCATGGTCATTTTAAGGCTCACGAACTGTTTTTTAGTAAAGATAAAGATAAATACTATTTAATTGATTTTGCTCATACCGCTATGTATCCCGAGGGATATGAATTGGCTTCTATAGTTTGGTCAGATTATTTAATGGACTCAGAAAAATGGAATACGCCATTCAATAAGTGGAAGTTGGGTGTTTACGAATGGATTAACGATATAGAGCATGTAGCCAAGGAAACAAAAATAAAAAAATATAAAATACTTATAAAAGCTAGTTTAATTGAAAGAATACTCGGGACAATTTTGGCAGATATCACTTCTTCAAGCAGATTGGATACTGAAAAAAGAAGAGGAGTTAATTTGATGATAGAGTTATTAAAAGAATTGCTTTAATTTAATTCTTGTTTATAGGTTTATACAAATAATAAGGGGTAATTTGTTTCCTCTTTTTTTAATTTGCGCGTAACTCAAAAATAGGATAATATTAAGATATAAATTTACTAAAAAGGGGTTTAGTTCTGGCTGCAGGATTAAGCCTTATATTTTTAAATAATGAGTTTTGTCCACATTCATACGCACTCCCACTATTCATTGCTCGACGGTTTAACCAAAATCGACGCGCTAGTTAAAACTGCCAAAGAAAGTGGAGCTCCTGCTGTTGCATTGACCGATCATGGGACAATGTATGGCACAATTGAGTTCTATAAAGAGTGTAAGAAGCAAGGAATAAAACCGATCATTGGGGTTGAGACTTATTTTGCTCCAAACTCACGACATGACAAGGTGACAAGAACAGATGAAAGGAGCTCTTATCATCTTATTTTGCTTGCTAGAAACAATGTTGGTTATAAAAATTTAATTAAACTGGTCTCGATAGCTCATCTTGAAGGGTTTTACTATAAACCGAGAATTGATTGGGAGGTTTTGTCTAAATATAGTGAAGGCCTAATGGCCTCGACTGCATGCCTTGGGGGTGAAATCCCAAAGCTGATTTTGTCTGGAAAAATAGACAGGGCTAGAGAGAGAATACTTGAATTTAACGAACTTCTTGGTCAGGATAATTTTTATTTAGAAATTATGCCTCATTTTAACTATGAAGGGCAAAGAGAGGTAAATGAACAGATGGTTAAATTTTCTCGTGAACTTGGTATTCCTGTAATAGCTACAAATGATATCCATTATTTAAATAAAGATGATGCAGCGGCTCAAGATATTTTGCTTTGTATGCAAAATAAGAAAAAGATAACTGATACTGATAGAATGAGTATGGGGGATGGAGATTTTTCCTATAAAACTGAGACTCAAATGCGAGAGGCTTTTCCTGATGTGCCAGAGGCGATTGAAAATACTGTTAAATTGGCTGAACGTTGTAATGTTGAGATAGAATTAGGTGAATATCATCTTCCTAACTTTGACGTGCCGGAAGGATATGACAACAAGAGCTATCTAGAGCACATGTGTAAAGAGGGTTTTGTGAAGAGATATGGCATTCTTTACGAAGAGGCGGACGCGGAGAAAAAAGAAAGGGTGGACTATGAATTGTCTGTAATAAATGGAATGGGTTGGCCAGCTTACTTTTTGATTGTAGCCGATTTTGTTACTTGGGCAAGAAACCAAAATATAGTTGTTGGTCCCGGAAGAGGCTCTGCAGCCGGGTCATTGGTTTGCTATCTACTTGGTATAACCAATCTAGATCCGATTCACTACAATTTAATTTTTGAAAGATTCCTAAATCCAGATAGAGTTTCTATGCCTGATATTGACTTAGATTTTGCCGATATTCGTCGTGAAGAAGTTATTCGTTATGTTGAAAATAAATATGGCAAAGACCATGTTGCCCAAATTATAACTTTTGGAACAATGGCCGCGAGAGCTGCAATTCGTGATGTTGGTCGAGTGCTTGATTATCCGTATGAATATTGCGATAGAATCTCAAAAATGATCCCAATGTTCACAAATTTAACAACAGCAATCGAGAAAGTTCCTGAAGTTAGAGATATTTACAACAACGAAGAAGGCGCGAAAAAAATTCTTGACTATGCTCTAAAACTTGAAGGAGTTTCTAGACATTCTTCAACTCATGCTTGCGGAGTTCTGATTACGGGCGAACCTTTAACTGAGCATACTCCAATTCAATATGCTTCGTCTTCTGACCAAACCATTGTTTCTCAATACTCACTTCATCCCGTTGAAGATCTTGGTTTATTAAAAAT includes:
- a CDS encoding phosphotransferase, giving the protein MDIKEIKKKINQVIKETGFKEENEIYRGTYYEENNLRNLIYSGIYKGKPAILKYYADPRITDEPISLSSFLLCNKSKILTAPKLYKKEIVSPHEGWFISEMIPRGFDCFKRLSNREDRKEFLNIYLEYRNNFPKKQTRKLLLVEKLSADNFHIFRINRWLELAQNVEARRQIENKKLLLNEEFLKLYEESIEVIRKDFKNRGMVWCHGHFKAHELFFSKDKDKYYLIDFAHTAMYPEGYELASIVWSDYLMDSEKWNTPFNKWKLGVYEWINDIEHVAKETKIKKYKILIKASLIERILGTILADITSSSRLDTEKRRGVNLMIELLKELL
- a CDS encoding CAP domain-containing protein; translated protein: MDKNKKTNKSWLKFLFLGGFLLFLFKKEEKKGNISLKDLEHNFLDFAKKEGKEVNELIHHKEDIEEYIEDSESIFRDYFIPHNGNNHHPKILRKKPLFIVLFLALMLKISLISYLFFIYPNDGRMSEDIQLGVFNMLNEERVANGLEPLELNQSLLASAMDKVDDMITNDYFAHESLDGRMPWDFVSRRDYPYLYIGENLGMSFSSSESVHNALMNSPSHKKNILNEKYTDIGVVVKRGVIDGKETNILVQLFGTEKEVELIPNPVVALAIIEKTEVAQEIEKIEVLAEEVKAEPEPEPVEEIVEKIEPEVKEAVNDKPEEKTIIISKEEIDALKLKIELENNKNNNIISSTSPLMLGDNAKQYIEKKTPEPNLELDLSDIKFVANTNSDDKYTVAARMSDYLNVLLIGVLALMSFAMFLNIFVRFRVQHKPVLVQTFLLLVLLFGIYSTKLHFLEKLPGYITIF